A DNA window from Schistocerca gregaria isolate iqSchGreg1 chromosome 2, iqSchGreg1.2, whole genome shotgun sequence contains the following coding sequences:
- the LOC126334014 gene encoding cilia- and flagella-associated protein 418-like: MADDIDELLEEVENKFFKSKPSDNLQKSESDVTSLDSILFDIGEYESLNDELFSDQMRNPRTQRKCFPVYLSGTQISKGCTTAGEIRACDKLHCTSCDFSVAVYGNMAWRDGTDYLFLRTNMPDFAKVSTNLKTAEQWQAYACQCCHQSTRELVDLNTLPTIQWICKGHSTKDTKHSSS; encoded by the exons ATGGCAGACGATATTGATGAATTGTTGGAAGaggtagaaaataaattttttaaaagcaAGCCCAGCGATAATTTACAAAAAAGCGAAAG tgatgtaacttcACTGGACAGCATTCTTTTTGATATTGGAGAATATGAGTCATTAAATGATGAGCTTTTTTCTGATCAAATGAGGAATCCAAGAACACAAAGGAAATGTTTCCCAGTGTATTTAAGTGGAACACAGATCAGCAAAGGATGTACAACTGCAGGAGAAATAAG GGCATGTGACAAGCTACATTGCACATCCTGTGACTTCTCAGTAGCCGTGTATGGGAACATGGCATGGAGAGATGGTACGGATTACTTATTCCTTCGGACAAACATGCCAGATTTTGCCAAAGTGAGCACAAATCTCAAAACTGCAGAACAGTGGCAGGCTTATGCTTGTCAATGCTGCCACCAATCAACACGTGAACTTGTTGACCTAAATACATTGCCAACCATTCAGTGGATCTGCAAAGGTCATTCCACAAAAGATACAAAACATAGCAGTTCCTGA